One window from the genome of Mycolicibacterium gadium encodes:
- a CDS encoding DMT family transporter produces MVKADFAALLALGAALFIAIGDVMHQRQAHEVTDEQVSHAALFLQLLRDRRWWLGSLVAAVGFTLQAAALGLGSVLLVQAVLVTSLLFALPINARLSHRRVTRWEWTWAALLAASVAVIVTVGNPTAGHSRASFETWGAVVAVLGPVLVLCVIAGSMLEGPISAVLLAVVSGALWGVFAVLTKGVVDRLDDGLLALLSTPELYAWAIVAVAGTAWQQFSFRAGSLTASLPTMTVTEPVVASALGVVILGESLRPGDAGWFTLIAAFAVMVVATGALARGEAADAGQRATRH; encoded by the coding sequence ATGGTCAAGGCGGACTTCGCCGCCCTGCTGGCCCTCGGCGCTGCACTGTTCATCGCGATCGGCGACGTCATGCACCAACGTCAGGCGCACGAGGTGACCGACGAGCAGGTCAGTCACGCGGCACTGTTTCTGCAGTTGTTGCGCGATCGCCGGTGGTGGCTGGGCAGCCTGGTCGCGGCGGTCGGCTTCACGTTGCAGGCCGCGGCGCTGGGCCTCGGTTCCGTGCTGCTGGTGCAGGCGGTGCTGGTGACCTCGCTGCTGTTCGCCCTGCCGATCAACGCGCGGCTGTCACACCGCCGGGTGACGAGGTGGGAGTGGACGTGGGCGGCGCTGCTGGCCGCCTCGGTCGCGGTCATCGTCACCGTCGGCAACCCGACCGCGGGCCATTCCCGCGCCTCGTTCGAAACCTGGGGAGCGGTGGTCGCCGTGCTCGGGCCGGTGCTGGTGCTGTGCGTGATCGCCGGCAGCATGCTCGAGGGTCCGATCAGTGCCGTGCTGTTGGCGGTGGTGTCCGGCGCGTTGTGGGGCGTGTTCGCGGTACTGACAAAGGGCGTGGTTGATCGGCTCGATGACGGGCTTCTCGCGCTGCTCAGCACACCGGAGCTCTATGCGTGGGCCATTGTCGCGGTCGCGGGTACCGCGTGGCAGCAGTTTTCCTTCCGAGCGGGCTCGCTCACCGCGTCGCTGCCGACCATGACCGTCACCGAGCCGGTGGTGGCGTCGGCCCTTGGCGTGGTGATCCTCGGCGAGTCGCTGCGCCCGGGAGATGCGGGCTGGTTCACCCTGATCGCCGCCTTCGCGGTGATGGTCGTCGCGACCGGTGCGCTCGCCCGTGGCGAAGCGGCCGACGCGGGGCAGCGTGCGACGCGGCATTAG
- a CDS encoding amino acid ABC transporter ATP-binding protein — MVSMAAVNKHFGSLHVLKDINLTVERGQVIVVLGPSGSGKSTLCRTINRLETIDSGTIAIDGEVLPAEGKKLAQLRSDVGMVFQSFNLFAHKTILENVTLAPMKVRGASKAKAREAAMALLERVGVANQADKYPAQLSGGQQQRVAIARSLAMNPKVMLFDEPTSALDPEMINEVLNVMTTLAKEGMTMIVVTHEMGFARGAANRVVFMADGAIVEGAEPIEFFTNPKSDRAKDFLGKILKH, encoded by the coding sequence ATGGTCTCGATGGCGGCCGTCAACAAGCACTTCGGCAGCCTCCATGTGCTCAAGGACATCAACCTCACGGTGGAGCGCGGACAGGTGATCGTCGTGCTGGGACCGTCGGGCTCTGGAAAGTCGACATTGTGTCGCACGATCAACCGGCTCGAGACCATCGACTCCGGAACCATCGCGATCGACGGCGAAGTGCTGCCCGCCGAGGGCAAGAAGCTGGCGCAGCTGCGTTCCGACGTGGGCATGGTATTCCAGTCCTTCAACCTGTTCGCGCACAAGACAATCCTCGAGAACGTCACGTTGGCGCCGATGAAGGTGCGCGGGGCGTCCAAGGCGAAGGCCCGCGAGGCCGCCATGGCGCTGCTGGAGCGCGTCGGAGTGGCCAATCAGGCGGACAAGTACCCGGCGCAGCTGTCGGGCGGTCAACAGCAGCGGGTCGCGATCGCGCGGTCGCTCGCGATGAACCCGAAGGTCATGCTGTTCGACGAGCCGACCAGCGCGCTGGATCCCGAAATGATCAACGAAGTCCTCAACGTCATGACCACCCTGGCCAAAGAAGGGATGACGATGATCGTCGTGACCCACGAGATGGGTTTCGCACGAGGCGCGGCCAACCGCGTCGTGTTCATGGCCGACGGGGCGATCGTCGAAGGGGCCGAGCCGATCGAGTTCTTCACCAACCCGAAGTCCGACCGCGCCAAAGACTTTCTCGGCAAGATCCTCAAGCACTGA
- the miaA gene encoding tRNA (adenosine(37)-N6)-dimethylallyltransferase MiaA: MTRPIAIVGPTGTGKSELALAVAERLGGEIVNADAMQLYRGMDIGTAKLTVAERRGIPHHQLDVLEVTETASVARYQQAAAADVEAIADRGAVPVVVGGSMMYVQSLLDEWTFPATDPAVRAKYEQRLAEVGVGALHGELAGVDADAAASILPTDGRRIVRALEVVELTGQPFAASFPAIGAPRWDTVIIGIDWETTLLEERLAQRTDKMFRDGLVEEVRALLDRGLRNGVTASRALGYAQVIADLDDGNDGTAAREPTFVGTRRYVRRQRSWFRRDHRISWLDGAAAGTVEETLRIWRDVS; the protein is encoded by the coding sequence ATGACGCGTCCGATCGCGATCGTCGGCCCGACCGGCACAGGAAAGTCCGAGCTTGCGCTGGCGGTGGCCGAACGCCTCGGCGGCGAAATCGTGAATGCCGATGCCATGCAGCTCTACCGCGGCATGGACATCGGGACCGCGAAACTGACGGTCGCCGAGCGGCGCGGCATCCCGCATCATCAGCTCGACGTCCTCGAGGTGACCGAAACGGCGAGCGTGGCCCGCTACCAGCAGGCCGCCGCCGCGGACGTCGAGGCCATCGCCGACCGTGGCGCGGTGCCGGTCGTCGTCGGCGGATCGATGATGTACGTCCAATCACTGCTCGACGAATGGACCTTCCCCGCGACAGACCCGGCCGTGCGTGCCAAGTACGAGCAACGCCTCGCCGAGGTCGGTGTCGGCGCCCTGCACGGGGAGCTGGCAGGGGTGGACGCCGACGCCGCCGCGTCGATCCTGCCCACCGACGGACGCCGTATCGTGCGCGCGCTGGAGGTGGTCGAGTTGACGGGCCAGCCGTTCGCCGCATCCTTCCCGGCGATCGGTGCTCCTCGATGGGACACCGTGATTATCGGAATCGATTGGGAGACAACGCTTCTCGAAGAGCGTCTGGCGCAGCGCACCGACAAGATGTTCCGCGATGGACTGGTGGAGGAGGTCCGCGCACTGCTGGACCGCGGCCTGCGCAACGGTGTGACAGCCTCCAGGGCACTCGGGTACGCCCAGGTGATCGCCGACCTCGATGACGGCAACGACGGGACGGCGGCACGCGAACCGACGTTCGTCGGAACCCGGCGTTATGTGCGCAGGCAGCGGTCGTGGTTTCGTCGCGACCACCGCATCAGTTGGCTCGACGGGGCAGCGGCCGGCACCGTCGAGGAAACGCTGCGCATCTGGCGGGACGTATCCTGA
- a CDS encoding class III extradiol ring-cleavage dioxygenase family protein: MLSAIAIVPSAPVMVPELASGGAAELAGLREALFTAAAALPARWIAVGAGRTDGGVTPPHTGTFAGYGVDVRVALSADDSGAPTELPLCALVAGWLRGQVNPDATTEVRIYADDHGAGVALDLGRRLRAEIDAAADPVGVLVVADGANTLTQPAPGGYDPDSIPVQAALDEALATGDATALARLPATIVGRVAYQVLAGLEPEPRSVKELYRGAPYGVGYFVGVWRP; this comes from the coding sequence GTGCTGAGCGCCATCGCGATCGTCCCGTCGGCACCCGTCATGGTGCCCGAACTGGCCTCGGGTGGGGCAGCCGAGCTGGCCGGCTTGCGTGAGGCGCTGTTCACCGCCGCGGCGGCACTGCCCGCGCGGTGGATCGCCGTCGGAGCCGGACGCACCGACGGCGGCGTGACACCCCCGCACACCGGGACGTTCGCCGGCTACGGCGTCGACGTGCGGGTTGCGTTGTCGGCCGACGACTCCGGCGCGCCGACGGAACTGCCGTTGTGCGCGTTGGTGGCCGGCTGGCTGCGCGGGCAGGTCAACCCCGACGCGACCACCGAGGTGCGGATCTACGCCGACGACCATGGTGCCGGCGTGGCGCTGGACCTCGGTCGGCGGCTGCGCGCCGAGATCGACGCGGCCGCCGACCCCGTCGGGGTTCTCGTCGTCGCCGACGGCGCGAACACCCTGACCCAGCCCGCGCCCGGCGGCTACGACCCGGATTCGATCCCCGTACAGGCCGCCCTCGATGAGGCGCTGGCCACTGGCGATGCGACGGCGCTCGCTCGGCTGCCGGCCACGATCGTCGGCCGGGTGGCCTACCAGGTGCTGGCCGGACTCGAGCCCGAGCCGCGGTCGGTCAAGGAGCTATACCGTGGTGCGCCCTATGGTGTCGGATACTTCGTGGGCGTCTGGCGTCCATGA
- a CDS encoding amino acid ABC transporter permease: protein MEVFRADAFLNAFWVTIQLTLFSALWALVIGTALAAMRLSPVPVLRWLGTSYVNIVRNTPLTLIILFTSLGLYTSLGIDFANRNSPTFLVDNNFRLAVLGLSVYTASFVCETLRSGVNTIPLGQAEAARSLGLTFSQNLRFILLPQAFRATIIPMGSVLIALTKNTTIASVIGVAEASLLMSEWVEKSSALLLVGSLFAAGFVALTLPLGLLFGWMGKRLAVAR from the coding sequence ATGGAGGTCTTCAGAGCCGACGCGTTCTTGAACGCGTTCTGGGTCACCATCCAGTTGACGTTGTTCTCGGCGCTGTGGGCGCTGGTCATCGGCACGGCACTGGCGGCGATGCGGTTGTCGCCGGTGCCGGTGTTGCGCTGGCTCGGCACCTCTTACGTCAACATCGTGCGCAACACCCCGTTGACGCTCATCATCCTGTTCACCTCGCTGGGGCTCTACACATCGCTCGGTATCGACTTCGCCAATCGAAACTCGCCGACCTTCCTGGTGGACAACAACTTCCGGCTGGCGGTCCTGGGCTTGTCCGTCTACACGGCGTCGTTCGTCTGCGAGACACTGCGCTCCGGGGTCAACACGATTCCGCTGGGACAGGCCGAGGCCGCCCGGTCGCTGGGACTCACGTTCAGCCAGAACCTGAGATTCATCCTGCTGCCCCAAGCCTTCCGCGCGACGATCATCCCCATGGGGTCGGTGCTCATCGCGCTGACCAAGAACACGACCATCGCCTCGGTGATCGGCGTGGCCGAAGCGTCGCTGCTGATGTCGGAGTGGGTGGAGAAATCGTCGGCGCTCCTGCTGGTGGGCAGCCTGTTCGCCGCCGGATTCGTCGCGCTGACACTGCCATTGGGCTTGCTGTTCGGGTGGATGGGCAAGCGACTGGCGGTGGCCAGATGA
- the dapF gene encoding diaminopimelate epimerase, with amino-acid sequence MKFAKGHGTQNDFVVLPDPDGELTLPPAAVAALCDRRQGLGADGVLRVTRAAAAHSAGVFDRIPEGVAPDDWYMDYRNADGSIAQMCGNGVRVFAHYLRVSGLESRDEFVVGSLAGPRPVVLHDWDATRADVTVEMGKTNQLGVGEAIVGGRPFAGLAIDVGNPHLACVDPVMTFGELAALDVAAPVSFDRAQFPEGVNIEVLTAPVDGAVSMRVHERGVGETRSCGTGTVAAAVAALAYGGAGTGTLRVHIPGGAVTVTITDASSYLRGPSVLVAEGELSEEWWRAAQR; translated from the coding sequence GTGAAGTTCGCCAAAGGGCACGGCACCCAGAACGACTTTGTGGTGTTGCCCGACCCCGACGGCGAATTGACGCTGCCCCCCGCCGCGGTGGCCGCGCTGTGCGACCGCCGCCAGGGTCTCGGTGCCGACGGCGTCCTGCGGGTCACCAGGGCGGCCGCGGCGCATTCGGCGGGGGTCTTCGACCGGATTCCCGAGGGCGTGGCCCCGGACGACTGGTACATGGACTACCGCAACGCCGACGGGTCGATTGCGCAGATGTGCGGCAACGGGGTCCGGGTATTCGCGCACTACCTGCGCGTTTCTGGGTTGGAGAGCCGCGACGAGTTCGTCGTCGGATCGCTGGCGGGTCCGCGGCCGGTCGTGCTGCACGACTGGGACGCCACGCGCGCGGATGTCACCGTCGAGATGGGCAAGACCAACCAACTGGGTGTCGGCGAGGCGATCGTTGGCGGCAGACCGTTCGCGGGCCTGGCGATCGATGTGGGCAATCCGCATCTGGCGTGCGTCGACCCCGTCATGACGTTCGGCGAACTGGCGGCGTTGGACGTCGCGGCGCCGGTGTCGTTCGACCGCGCGCAATTCCCCGAAGGAGTCAACATCGAGGTGCTGACGGCTCCGGTGGACGGGGCCGTGTCCATGCGGGTGCACGAGCGTGGTGTCGGCGAGACGCGTTCCTGTGGCACCGGAACCGTCGCTGCTGCCGTCGCGGCGCTGGCGTACGGAGGTGCGGGCACCGGCACACTGCGGGTGCACATCCCCGGCGGCGCCGTCACCGTCACGATCACCGACGCGTCCAGCTACCTCCGCGGCCCGTCAGTCCTGGTGGCCGAGGGCGAACTATCCGAGGAATGGTGGCGTGCCGCCCAGCGTTAA
- a CDS encoding glutamate ABC transporter substrate-binding protein, with translation MPAISKRILGAIALAVTIPLSLSACGGGDSGGSAASGDKEKIAIGIKFDQPGLGLKNPDGTYSGFDVDVATFVAEQLGYTPDQIEWKEAVSAQRENLIDNNQVDYIVATYSITDERKKRVDFAGPYLVTGQSLLVQANNTDITGKDSLAGKILCSVKGSTPAQKIKDEFPTVQLQEYPNYSACIEALKTGKVAAVTTDEVILAGYAAQSPGAFKLVGGTFSEENYGIGLKKGDTELLNKINDALKKMEADGAWAAAFEKNLGPAGVKTPAPPAIAATN, from the coding sequence ATGCCAGCCATTTCGAAGCGAATCCTGGGGGCGATCGCGCTCGCTGTCACCATCCCCCTCTCTCTGAGCGCCTGCGGCGGTGGCGATTCCGGCGGCAGCGCCGCATCGGGCGACAAGGAGAAGATCGCCATCGGGATCAAGTTCGATCAGCCGGGTCTTGGTCTGAAGAACCCGGACGGCACCTACAGCGGATTCGACGTCGACGTAGCGACGTTCGTCGCCGAGCAGCTGGGTTACACGCCCGACCAGATCGAGTGGAAGGAAGCGGTCTCAGCCCAGCGCGAGAACCTCATCGACAACAACCAGGTCGACTACATCGTCGCCACCTACTCGATCACCGACGAGCGTAAAAAGCGAGTCGACTTCGCGGGTCCCTACCTCGTCACCGGGCAGAGCCTGCTGGTGCAGGCGAACAACACCGACATCACCGGCAAGGATTCGCTCGCCGGCAAGATCCTCTGCTCCGTGAAGGGCTCGACCCCGGCGCAGAAGATCAAGGATGAGTTCCCCACGGTGCAGCTGCAGGAATATCCGAACTACTCGGCGTGTATCGAGGCGCTCAAGACGGGCAAGGTTGCGGCAGTGACCACCGACGAGGTCATCCTCGCCGGTTACGCCGCGCAGTCCCCCGGCGCGTTCAAGCTGGTCGGCGGCACGTTCTCCGAGGAGAACTACGGCATCGGCCTCAAGAAGGGCGACACCGAACTGCTCAACAAGATCAACGACGCGCTGAAGAAGATGGAGGCCGACGGAGCCTGGGCGGCGGCCTTCGAAAAGAACCTCGGCCCAGCCGGTGTCAAGACGCCGGCGCCGCCGGCCATCGCCGCCACCAACTGA
- a CDS encoding TetR/AcrR family transcriptional regulator — protein sequence MNKGPVRRGPGRRAGGADTRAQILDAARARFVEIGYRAATMRMIAADAGVDPALISYFFGSKQELFGAAFALRANPVTVIEAQIAGPVTDLARRLLTALVRTWDDPENRATLVAIAHAGGGGESPALTRGFVEAALDAPVVARLTEEGMATAQAQRCSAVLITQLVGVIYARYVLEVASVAALSTEEFIDAYSPAVSAALDGHLPARD from the coding sequence ATGAATAAAGGGCCTGTGCGTCGCGGCCCCGGGCGTCGCGCAGGCGGCGCCGACACCAGAGCGCAGATCCTCGACGCCGCCCGGGCGCGCTTCGTCGAGATCGGCTACCGCGCGGCGACGATGCGCATGATCGCCGCCGACGCGGGCGTGGACCCCGCCCTGATCAGTTACTTCTTCGGGTCCAAGCAAGAACTCTTCGGTGCGGCGTTCGCACTTCGGGCCAACCCGGTGACTGTCATCGAAGCGCAGATCGCCGGTCCGGTCACCGATCTGGCGCGTCGGCTGCTGACCGCTCTGGTGCGGACGTGGGACGACCCCGAGAACCGCGCGACTCTGGTGGCCATCGCGCACGCCGGCGGCGGTGGGGAAAGCCCGGCACTCACAAGGGGTTTCGTCGAAGCGGCACTGGATGCGCCGGTCGTGGCGCGGTTGACCGAGGAAGGCATGGCCACCGCCCAGGCACAACGCTGTTCTGCCGTCCTCATCACGCAATTGGTCGGCGTGATCTATGCGCGCTACGTGCTGGAGGTGGCGTCAGTCGCCGCCCTGTCGACAGAGGAGTTCATCGACGCATACTCGCCCGCGGTGTCCGCCGCGCTGGACGGCCACCTGCCGGCACGCGACTGA
- a CDS encoding DUF349 domain-containing protein produces the protein MTISEPGGQASSPKPAPRPGPPRPTPRPGKPAPTIAVPATSDPHRFGRVDPDGTVWLITGSGERIIGSWQAGDTEAAFAHFGRRFDDLHTEVALMERRLESGTGDARKIKAAAAALAETLADAHVLGDVDAVAARLAAIIEHADETAQADKAKREEHRAAQIARKEALAAEAEELAANSTQWKVAGDRLRDILDEWRTITGLDRKSDDALWKRYSTAREAFNRRRGSHFADLDRERAGARQAKEALCERAEALADSTDWGPTAAAFRDLLTEWKAAGRAAKDVDDALWQRLKAAQDKFFSARNAANAERDTEFRANAEAKEKLLAEAEKIDTSDLEAARAALRTIGDKWDAIGKVPRERGADLERRLRAIEKKVRDAPTGGVDPEAKARADQFRARAEQYERQAEKAAAAGREKDAAEARANAEQWRQWADAAAEALGKR, from the coding sequence ATGACGATCAGCGAGCCGGGAGGCCAGGCCTCCTCCCCCAAACCCGCCCCGAGGCCGGGGCCGCCGCGCCCCACTCCGCGCCCCGGCAAGCCGGCACCGACGATCGCTGTGCCCGCCACCAGCGACCCGCACCGGTTCGGCAGGGTCGACCCCGACGGCACCGTATGGCTGATCACCGGTTCGGGTGAACGCATCATCGGGTCGTGGCAGGCCGGCGACACCGAAGCGGCATTCGCACATTTCGGCAGGCGCTTCGACGATCTGCACACCGAAGTCGCTCTCATGGAGCGCAGGCTCGAGTCTGGTACCGGCGACGCCCGCAAGATCAAGGCGGCAGCGGCCGCGCTGGCCGAGACGCTGGCCGACGCCCACGTGCTGGGCGATGTCGACGCCGTGGCCGCGAGGCTGGCCGCCATCATCGAACATGCCGACGAAACCGCACAGGCCGACAAGGCCAAGCGCGAAGAGCATCGTGCCGCCCAGATCGCACGCAAGGAAGCGTTGGCGGCGGAGGCCGAGGAGCTGGCGGCCAACTCCACCCAATGGAAGGTCGCCGGCGACCGCTTGCGCGACATTCTCGATGAGTGGCGCACGATCACCGGCCTGGACCGCAAATCCGACGACGCGCTGTGGAAGCGTTATTCCACGGCGCGTGAGGCGTTCAACCGCAGGCGCGGCTCGCATTTCGCCGATCTCGACCGCGAACGTGCCGGCGCCCGACAGGCCAAGGAAGCGCTCTGCGAACGCGCCGAGGCGTTGGCCGACTCCACGGATTGGGGTCCGACGGCTGCGGCGTTCCGCGACCTGCTGACCGAGTGGAAAGCCGCAGGGCGGGCGGCCAAGGACGTCGACGACGCGTTGTGGCAACGGCTCAAAGCGGCCCAAGACAAGTTCTTCTCGGCGCGTAACGCCGCCAACGCCGAGCGCGACACCGAGTTCCGCGCCAACGCCGAGGCGAAGGAGAAGCTGCTCGCCGAAGCCGAGAAGATCGACACCAGCGACCTCGAGGCGGCCAGGGCTGCGCTGCGGACGATCGGCGACAAGTGGGACGCCATCGGCAAGGTGCCGCGCGAGCGGGGCGCCGACCTGGAACGCCGACTGCGCGCGATCGAGAAGAAGGTGCGCGACGCTCCTACCGGCGGTGTGGATCCCGAAGCGAAGGCGCGCGCCGATCAATTCCGTGCTCGCGCAGAACAGTACGAGCGTCAGGCCGAGAAGGCTGCGGCTGCCGGGCGGGAGAAGGATGCCGCCGAGGCGCGGGCCAACGCCGAGCAGTGGCGACAGTGGGCCGACGCCGCGGCCGAAGCCCTGGGCAAGCGCTAA
- the miaB gene encoding tRNA (N6-isopentenyl adenosine(37)-C2)-methylthiotransferase MiaB, whose translation MADSAVRQTAALTATREGSSARTYQVRTYGCQMNVHDSERLAGLLEAAGYRKAADGSDADIVVFNTCAVRENADNKLYGNLSHLAPRKNADPDMQIAVGGCLAQKDRDAVLKRAPWVDVVFGTHNIGSLPALLDRARHNRVAQVEIVEALQEFPSALPAARESAYAAWVSVSVGCNNTCTFCIVPALRGKEVDRRPGDVLAEVTSLVDQGVLEITLLGQNVNAYGVSFADPDQPRDRGAFAKLLRACGRIDGLERVRFTSPHPAEFTDDVIEAMAETPNVCPTLHMPLQSGSDRILKAMRRSYRAERYLGIIDRVRAAIPHAAITTDLIVGFPGETEEDFQATLDVVERARFASAFTFQYSKRPGTPAAELDEQVPKHVVAERYQRLIELQERISLEENTALIGSTVELLVATGEGRKDAATARMSGRARDGRLVHFHPDGLPIRPGDVVTTTITGAAPHHLIADSVIAAHRRTRAGDAHAAGVGPPPAWGSPRTGVGLGMPGIGAPTEPQMSTGCSR comes from the coding sequence ATGGCCGACAGTGCCGTTCGCCAGACGGCCGCGCTCACCGCTACGCGTGAAGGCTCGTCGGCGCGCACGTATCAGGTCCGCACCTACGGCTGCCAGATGAACGTCCACGACTCCGAGCGGCTGGCGGGGTTGCTGGAGGCGGCCGGGTATCGCAAGGCGGCCGACGGTTCGGACGCCGACATCGTCGTGTTCAACACCTGTGCTGTGCGAGAGAACGCCGACAACAAGTTGTACGGCAACCTGAGCCACCTCGCGCCGCGCAAGAACGCCGACCCCGATATGCAGATCGCCGTGGGCGGCTGCCTGGCTCAGAAGGACCGCGACGCGGTGCTCAAGCGGGCGCCGTGGGTCGACGTCGTGTTCGGCACCCACAACATCGGATCGCTGCCCGCCTTGCTGGACCGCGCGCGGCACAACAGGGTGGCCCAGGTCGAAATCGTCGAGGCGCTGCAGGAGTTCCCGTCCGCGTTGCCCGCAGCCCGCGAGTCCGCCTATGCCGCATGGGTGTCGGTGTCCGTTGGCTGCAACAACACGTGCACGTTCTGCATCGTCCCCGCGTTGCGCGGCAAGGAGGTCGACCGCAGGCCCGGCGACGTGCTCGCCGAGGTGACCTCACTCGTCGACCAGGGAGTCCTGGAGATCACCCTGCTCGGCCAGAACGTCAACGCCTACGGCGTCTCCTTCGCCGACCCTGATCAGCCGCGCGACAGGGGAGCCTTCGCCAAACTGCTGCGCGCCTGCGGGCGTATCGACGGACTGGAACGGGTGCGGTTCACGTCGCCGCACCCCGCTGAGTTCACCGACGACGTCATCGAGGCGATGGCCGAGACGCCGAATGTCTGCCCCACACTGCACATGCCGCTGCAGTCGGGTTCCGACCGAATACTGAAGGCGATGCGCCGCTCGTATCGCGCCGAGCGCTACCTCGGCATCATCGACCGGGTGCGCGCCGCCATCCCGCACGCCGCGATCACCACCGACCTCATCGTCGGCTTCCCCGGCGAGACCGAGGAGGACTTTCAGGCCACGCTCGACGTCGTCGAGCGGGCACGGTTCGCCAGCGCGTTCACCTTCCAATACTCCAAGCGGCCCGGCACACCGGCGGCCGAACTCGACGAACAGGTACCCAAACATGTTGTGGCCGAGCGGTATCAGCGATTGATCGAACTGCAGGAGCGGATCTCACTCGAGGAGAACACCGCATTGATCGGGAGCACCGTCGAGCTGCTGGTCGCCACGGGAGAGGGACGCAAGGACGCCGCCACCGCGCGAATGTCAGGGCGGGCCCGCGACGGTCGGCTGGTGCACTTCCACCCGGACGGTCTGCCGATTCGGCCCGGAGACGTCGTCACGACGACGATCACCGGCGCGGCGCCGCATCACCTCATCGCCGACTCCGTCATCGCCGCCCATCGGCGCACCAGGGCGGGTGACGCGCACGCCGCCGGTGTGGGCCCCCCGCCTGCGTGGGGAAGTCCGCGCACCGGCGTCGGCCTCGGAATGCCCGGTATCGGAGCCCCGACCGAGCCGCAGATGTCGACCGGGTGCAGCCGGTGA
- a CDS encoding Rv2732c family membrane protein, whose product MQPVSKPDNGEFDSFKGDIEAAERRVAREIDPGARALVIAIGVFVLLLSFVLPHTGGAKGLDVLISSDVAVREGITLPSRVFTWLALVFGVGFSMLALLTRRWALAWIALAGSTVASLVGLLAVWSRQTAPSSYPGPGIGLIVAWLAVIVVTYHWARAVWVRTAVHLAAEEERRRYVAEQQRKGLLDGLDDDSKD is encoded by the coding sequence GTGCAGCCGGTGAGCAAGCCAGACAACGGCGAGTTCGACAGTTTCAAGGGCGACATCGAGGCGGCCGAGCGCCGGGTGGCGCGTGAAATCGATCCCGGCGCAAGGGCGTTGGTCATCGCCATCGGCGTGTTCGTGCTGCTGCTGTCGTTCGTCCTGCCGCACACCGGCGGCGCCAAGGGACTTGATGTGCTCATCAGCAGCGATGTGGCGGTCCGCGAAGGCATCACCCTGCCGTCGCGGGTGTTCACGTGGCTGGCCTTGGTGTTCGGCGTCGGGTTCTCCATGCTGGCGCTGCTGACGCGCCGATGGGCGCTGGCGTGGATCGCCCTGGCAGGATCGACGGTGGCGTCGCTGGTCGGCCTGTTGGCGGTGTGGTCCCGCCAGACTGCGCCCAGCAGCTATCCCGGTCCCGGTATCGGGCTGATCGTCGCCTGGCTGGCGGTCATCGTGGTGACGTACCACTGGGCGCGCGCGGTGTGGGTGCGCACGGCCGTTCACCTCGCCGCCGAGGAGGAGCGCCGCCGCTATGTCGCCGAACAGCAGCGCAAAGGTCTGCTCGACGGCCTCGACGACGATTCCAAGGACTGA